Proteins found in one Herbiconiux sp. A18JL235 genomic segment:
- a CDS encoding glycosyltransferase family 2 protein: protein MAENSGAPTPSTSVVIVNWRQPALTERAVESVRGQGAEIVIVENEAAPGAAEFWSARVPEAVVVVNPGNEGFAGGVSSGIARASGEVIVLLNNDAVAEPGFLAAGLARLAAAPRSVAAVAAHVVLEGRYRPTTAADRTGTGALVGIDGERWVRTPEGDATGVELTNSTGVVLTRSGNCYDRDWLRPTGVEPTHPSSLRLFAFTGGAAFLRREVLEELGGFDTRYFMYYEDVDLSWRMRLAGYDIVYEPRARVVHRHAGSSDHDSPLVRSYSIRNRSLTMLKNAPARAVLAVLARTVARAASDAVRGIRHHGRGPESGAFLSRAGWRLYFGSVLRLTPALLGGRRHSSAADRRRVFAEFAR, encoded by the coding sequence GTGGCAGAGAACTCGGGCGCGCCGACGCCCTCGACCAGCGTCGTGATCGTGAACTGGCGGCAGCCCGCCCTCACCGAACGGGCCGTGGAGTCGGTGCGCGGGCAGGGCGCCGAGATCGTCATCGTCGAGAACGAGGCCGCGCCGGGAGCCGCGGAGTTCTGGAGCGCGCGCGTGCCCGAGGCCGTCGTGGTGGTGAACCCCGGCAACGAGGGCTTCGCCGGCGGCGTGTCGAGCGGCATCGCCCGCGCCTCGGGCGAGGTGATCGTACTGCTCAACAACGACGCGGTCGCCGAGCCGGGATTCCTCGCCGCCGGGCTGGCCCGGCTCGCCGCAGCGCCGCGGTCGGTCGCCGCCGTCGCCGCCCACGTCGTGCTCGAGGGCCGCTACCGTCCCACCACCGCGGCAGACCGCACCGGCACGGGCGCGCTGGTCGGCATCGATGGCGAGCGCTGGGTGCGCACTCCCGAGGGCGACGCCACGGGCGTCGAGCTCACCAACAGCACCGGGGTCGTGCTGACGCGCTCCGGCAACTGCTACGACCGCGACTGGCTGCGGCCCACGGGGGTCGAGCCCACGCATCCGTCGTCCCTGCGTCTTTTCGCCTTCACCGGCGGAGCCGCGTTCCTGCGCCGCGAGGTGCTCGAGGAGCTCGGCGGCTTCGACACCCGGTACTTCATGTACTACGAAGACGTCGACCTGTCGTGGCGGATGCGCCTCGCCGGCTACGACATCGTCTACGAGCCCCGGGCGCGGGTGGTGCACCGCCATGCCGGGTCGAGCGACCACGACTCGCCGCTGGTGCGCAGCTACAGCATCCGCAACCGCAGTCTCACGATGCTGAAGAACGCCCCGGCGCGCGCGGTGCTGGCGGTGCTGGCGCGCACCGTCGCTCGGGCGGCGTCGGATGCTGTGCGCGGCATCCGCCATCACGGTCGCGGCCCCGAATCGGGTGCGTTCCTCTCCCGGGCGGGGTGGCGGCTCTACTTCGGCAGTGTCCTGCGGCTGACGCCCGCGCTGCTCGGAGGGCGCAGGCACAGCTCCGCCGCCGACCGCCGCCGCGTCTTCGCGGAGTTCGCCCGCTGA
- a CDS encoding glycosyltransferase, with translation MRVLLVNHSSAENELGGAERSLLALGEEWARREPGLEIEVVTASAEGEFARAVRSRGWELFAVPFWPWAIPHLYRPGENRFDNARRDGRAVLAIEKRIRDTSPDLVVTNSVVNPWGAVAAGLVGTPHVWFAREFGDLDHGLEFVIGVEQSWADVGLLSDLVVANSEAVRAHAESFLPGREVLVTYPPVDVEALRTAPVSAAAGAAAASATDARQGGEGTLELLMVGTVGPAKRQHLAVEALGELRARGVDARLTLVGPLDHPEYHGALLDTAARLGVADRVRVEGYREDPRPYIRDADVALMLSRSEAFGRVTIEYLAQGTPVVGIDAGGTSELIADGSSGFVTSAEVSDIADALARYAADPALLRAHAAAAPGDAAAVAGRYPLSDVIDAMTELSRTAPRVPKLPHLTEFWIGLADDVELMRDEWQTVRNPTLDETVRQFEEARVRSGRAGTAASAALATGAEDLSPPPPVTIVVPVYGDLPSLERCVQSVLEHGDLGRNRLLLVNDVGPDADVIEARLRELIDGVENASYARNPKNLGFGSTCNRAAFELDDSGNDVLLLNSDAVLLSGAVEELARVLHAGEKHGVVCPRSNHATIASFPFVSRPRRGPDDIEHSLRKFASLHDELPRYTVAPVAIGFCFLVRRALLDQFGLFDEIFNPGYGEEVDFCLRINTHGYSSLFANHAYVIHEGSRSFSESEFDSDGLRTRNEEIIFERYPHFRSSIDQYLEHDIDPIDWFADFIDGNDPDKRVLIDLYDLTLRYDGTSRNALSFLTLLAEKQSRGELDAEFVIASSIEAQKFFGLDRFGFRSIWNHDVNELFDLGIALVPLGHEKQILRFNRFCARWVVTHLDIIGTRLLSLRENDAARKQVLRDSLAYADRTVAISQATVDDTLAYFPEITAEARSRITVVHQGAARVELEAKNDGDELSERQRAAIAAGGYLLVVGNSYPHKQLAETVAALRGGGRSVVVFGGEIDDRGDEIVPIRGGLLSDRQVSRLYAGASVVVFPSAYEGFGLPIAEAAKHGRPVVLFDTQVAHEVVDGLGLGDGATFFSRFADLPDAVATAEQLSVTVAPGEVRSLDDYNARLLEIVGEELALPVDLARLRRRFLYFRAVAAYTARIAERFAEASYDNELIRARRAYKVVEAVDTGAARARQVRGQVQELGPKGVLRAIRRRLPGGK, from the coding sequence ATGCGTGTCTTGCTCGTCAACCACAGCTCGGCCGAGAACGAACTCGGCGGTGCGGAACGGTCGTTGCTCGCGCTCGGCGAGGAGTGGGCGAGGCGCGAGCCGGGGCTCGAGATCGAGGTGGTCACGGCCTCGGCCGAGGGCGAGTTCGCCCGGGCCGTGCGCTCGCGCGGCTGGGAGCTGTTCGCCGTCCCGTTCTGGCCCTGGGCCATCCCCCACCTCTACCGCCCGGGCGAGAACCGCTTCGACAACGCACGCCGCGACGGGCGGGCCGTGCTGGCGATCGAGAAGCGCATCCGCGACACCTCGCCCGACCTCGTGGTGACGAACTCGGTGGTGAACCCCTGGGGCGCCGTCGCCGCCGGCCTCGTCGGCACCCCTCACGTGTGGTTCGCGCGCGAGTTCGGCGACCTCGACCACGGCCTCGAGTTCGTCATCGGCGTCGAGCAGAGCTGGGCCGACGTCGGGCTCCTCTCCGACCTCGTGGTGGCCAACTCCGAGGCGGTGCGCGCGCACGCCGAGTCGTTCCTCCCCGGTCGCGAAGTGCTCGTCACCTATCCCCCGGTCGACGTCGAGGCGCTGCGCACGGCGCCCGTCTCCGCCGCGGCGGGTGCGGCGGCGGCATCGGCGACGGATGCGCGCCAGGGTGGCGAGGGCACGCTCGAACTCCTCATGGTCGGCACCGTCGGCCCGGCGAAGCGCCAGCACCTCGCCGTCGAGGCGCTCGGCGAGCTCCGCGCGCGGGGCGTCGACGCCCGCCTCACCCTGGTGGGCCCGCTCGACCACCCCGAGTACCACGGCGCACTGCTCGACACGGCCGCCCGCCTCGGCGTTGCAGACCGGGTGCGCGTCGAGGGCTACCGTGAAGACCCGCGGCCCTACATCCGCGACGCCGACGTCGCCCTCATGCTCTCCCGCAGCGAGGCGTTCGGCCGGGTCACCATCGAATACCTCGCGCAGGGAACCCCGGTGGTCGGCATCGATGCCGGAGGAACGAGCGAGCTCATCGCCGACGGAAGCTCCGGCTTCGTCACCTCGGCCGAGGTCTCCGACATCGCCGACGCCCTCGCCCGCTACGCCGCCGACCCGGCACTGCTCCGTGCCCACGCGGCGGCAGCCCCTGGCGACGCAGCTGCGGTGGCCGGCCGCTACCCGCTCTCCGACGTCATCGACGCGATGACCGAGCTCTCGCGCACCGCACCCCGGGTGCCGAAGCTGCCCCATCTCACCGAGTTCTGGATCGGCCTCGCCGACGACGTCGAACTCATGCGCGACGAGTGGCAGACGGTGCGCAACCCCACCCTCGACGAGACGGTGCGACAGTTCGAGGAGGCCAGGGTGCGCTCCGGCCGCGCCGGAACCGCGGCGTCGGCGGCGCTGGCCACGGGCGCCGAAGACCTCAGCCCTCCCCCGCCGGTCACCATCGTGGTGCCGGTCTACGGCGACCTCCCCTCGCTCGAGCGCTGCGTGCAGAGCGTGCTCGAGCACGGCGACCTCGGTCGCAACCGCCTGCTGCTCGTGAACGACGTCGGCCCCGACGCCGACGTCATCGAGGCGCGACTGCGCGAGCTCATCGACGGTGTCGAGAACGCCTCCTACGCCCGCAACCCGAAGAACCTCGGTTTCGGCAGCACCTGCAACCGGGCTGCGTTCGAGCTCGACGACTCGGGCAACGACGTGCTGCTGCTCAACAGCGACGCGGTGCTGCTGTCGGGGGCCGTGGAGGAGCTCGCCCGCGTGCTGCACGCCGGCGAGAAGCACGGTGTGGTCTGCCCGCGCAGCAACCACGCCACCATCGCCTCCTTCCCGTTCGTGTCACGGCCCCGCCGAGGGCCCGACGACATCGAGCATTCGCTCCGCAAGTTCGCGTCGCTCCACGACGAGCTGCCGCGCTACACCGTCGCCCCGGTGGCCATCGGTTTCTGCTTCCTCGTGCGCCGCGCGCTGCTCGACCAGTTCGGGCTGTTCGACGAGATCTTCAACCCGGGCTACGGCGAAGAGGTCGACTTCTGCCTGCGCATCAATACGCACGGCTACTCCTCCCTGTTCGCCAACCACGCCTACGTCATCCACGAGGGCAGCCGCAGCTTCAGCGAGAGCGAGTTCGACTCCGACGGTCTGCGCACGCGCAACGAGGAGATCATCTTCGAGCGCTACCCGCACTTCCGCTCCTCCATCGACCAGTACCTCGAGCACGACATCGACCCGATCGACTGGTTCGCCGACTTCATCGACGGCAACGACCCCGACAAGCGCGTGCTGATCGACCTCTACGACCTGACCCTGCGCTACGACGGCACCTCGCGCAACGCGCTGTCGTTCCTCACGCTGCTCGCCGAGAAGCAGTCGCGCGGCGAGCTCGACGCCGAGTTCGTCATCGCTTCCTCCATCGAGGCGCAGAAGTTCTTCGGGCTCGACAGGTTCGGCTTCCGCAGCATCTGGAACCACGACGTCAACGAACTGTTCGACCTCGGCATCGCCCTCGTGCCGCTCGGCCACGAGAAGCAGATCCTGCGCTTCAACCGCTTCTGCGCCCGTTGGGTGGTCACCCACCTCGACATCATCGGCACCCGCCTGCTGTCGCTGCGCGAGAACGACGCCGCTCGCAAGCAGGTGCTGCGCGACTCGCTCGCGTACGCCGACCGCACGGTCGCCATCAGCCAGGCGACCGTCGACGACACCCTCGCCTACTTCCCCGAGATCACGGCAGAGGCGCGCAGCCGCATCACCGTGGTGCACCAGGGCGCCGCGCGGGTCGAACTCGAAGCGAAGAACGACGGCGACGAGCTGAGCGAGCGGCAGCGGGCCGCGATCGCCGCGGGCGGCTACCTGCTCGTGGTCGGCAACTCCTACCCGCACAAGCAGCTCGCCGAGACCGTCGCCGCGCTGCGCGGCGGGGGGCGCAGCGTCGTCGTCTTCGGCGGCGAGATCGACGACCGGGGCGACGAGATCGTGCCGATCCGCGGCGGCCTGCTCTCCGACCGTCAGGTGTCGAGGCTCTACGCCGGCGCATCGGTCGTGGTCTTCCCGTCGGCGTACGAGGGCTTCGGGCTGCCCATCGCGGAGGCCGCGAAGCACGGCAGACCCGTGGTGCTGTTCGACACCCAGGTGGCGCACGAGGTGGTCGACGGGCTCGGACTCGGCGACGGAGCGACCTTCTTCTCCCGCTTCGCCGACCTGCCGGACGCCGTCGCCACGGCCGAGCAGCTCAGCGTCACCGTGGCACCCGGCGAGGTGCGCTCGCTCGACGACTACAACGCTCGCCTGCTCGAGATCGTAGGCGAGGAGCTCGCCCTGCCCGTCGACCTGGCGCGGCTGCGCAGGAGGTTCCTGTACTTCCGTGCCGTCGCCGCCTACACGGCGCGCATCGCCGAGCGGTTCGCGGAGGCCTCGTACGACAACGAGCTGATCAGGGCCCGGCGCGCCTACAAGGTGGTGGAGGCGGTCGACACCGGTGCAGCGCGGGCCCGCCAGGTGCGCGGTCAGGTGCAGGAGCTCGGGCCGAAGGGCGTGCTGCGGGCGATCAGGCGACGGCTGCCGGGCGGCAAGTAG
- a CDS encoding acyltransferase family protein — protein MASSEHPAPAGAGGAAAGAAPVATRASRRSSGSAALREFRPEIQGLRALSVGVVVIYHLWPGALPGGFIGVDVFFVISGFLISGHLLGELRRTGKVAIGSFWARRIRRLLPASLLVLVVTLVATLIWVPLSNRADELVNIGASALYAINWVLANNAVDYLAQNNADSVVQQYWSLAVEEQFYVLWPLLLMGTVLVAGWVLRRRIDADSWKSLRPFVVGVLVLVFAASLIYSIYLTATRPGAAYFNTFVRAWEFAAGGLASVAVMWLADRRKLDRSSRGMRVVSAVVPWVGVALIAVSAYTFSGALPFPGIVAAIPVVGALLVLLVDPPASERFGLRTVSAFWPVKSIGKWSYSIYLWHWPIIVFFPLVFGVGIGIKAGIALGLLSIVVGALSSRFVEDPARYNRWWAAKRIRSYAFALGVPALIVAVIAANMTFIQQSIDEAANQATTQLEQPCYGANGILDQGACPDVFTATEPIDTAYASQDLDPNWCLVQLDNVWRNCTYGDPKGPNGTIAIVGDSHAAAMTPSFDEYFKTQGWRVVTYTRFGCPGLTTVPEQMVGKDAAEQIACTDWTKDVLADIESRDDIDVVAYTDWSRAYFTSDDPGQLQAFRDEIDANWSAVQASGKDVIFVRDVPGNSVGDVPTCLAGITVPAAAPCSNPRQKAIIDDTVLQAVAQNGDIPLVDTSQYFCTDETCMTFVGGVVTYADNNHMSNTYARSIAPHLGRDLTAAIESFGR, from the coding sequence GTGGCCAGTTCAGAGCACCCGGCGCCCGCCGGAGCCGGAGGCGCGGCAGCGGGCGCGGCTCCGGTGGCCACCCGCGCATCGCGACGCTCCTCGGGTTCGGCGGCGCTCCGTGAGTTCCGGCCCGAGATCCAGGGCCTGCGCGCCCTCTCGGTGGGCGTCGTCGTCATCTACCACCTCTGGCCGGGCGCCCTCCCCGGCGGGTTCATCGGCGTCGACGTCTTCTTCGTCATCTCCGGCTTCCTCATCTCGGGGCATCTCCTCGGCGAACTGCGCCGCACCGGAAAGGTGGCCATCGGGTCGTTCTGGGCCAGGCGCATCCGGAGACTGCTCCCCGCATCGCTGCTCGTGCTCGTCGTCACGCTGGTCGCCACGCTCATCTGGGTGCCGCTCAGCAACCGCGCCGACGAGCTCGTCAACATCGGTGCGAGCGCGCTCTACGCCATCAACTGGGTGCTCGCGAACAACGCCGTCGACTACCTGGCGCAGAACAACGCCGACTCGGTGGTGCAGCAGTACTGGTCGCTCGCCGTCGAGGAGCAGTTCTACGTGCTGTGGCCGCTGCTGCTCATGGGCACGGTGCTCGTCGCCGGCTGGGTGCTCCGCCGTCGCATCGACGCCGACTCGTGGAAGAGCCTCCGGCCCTTCGTGGTGGGCGTTCTCGTGCTCGTGTTCGCCGCCTCCCTGATCTACTCGATCTACCTCACCGCCACCCGGCCGGGGGCCGCGTACTTCAACACCTTCGTGCGCGCCTGGGAATTCGCGGCCGGCGGCCTGGCCTCGGTGGCCGTGATGTGGCTCGCCGACCGCCGCAAGCTCGACCGCAGCTCGCGGGGCATGCGCGTCGTCAGCGCGGTCGTGCCGTGGGTCGGGGTCGCGCTCATCGCCGTCTCCGCGTACACCTTCTCGGGCGCGCTGCCCTTCCCCGGCATCGTCGCCGCCATTCCGGTGGTCGGAGCGCTGCTGGTGCTGCTCGTCGACCCGCCCGCCTCCGAGCGCTTCGGGCTGCGCACCGTCAGCGCGTTCTGGCCGGTGAAGAGCATCGGCAAGTGGTCGTACTCCATCTACCTCTGGCACTGGCCGATCATCGTGTTCTTCCCGCTCGTGTTCGGAGTGGGCATCGGCATCAAGGCGGGCATCGCGCTCGGCCTGCTCTCCATCGTGGTCGGCGCGCTGTCGAGCCGCTTCGTCGAAGACCCGGCGCGCTACAACCGCTGGTGGGCGGCCAAGCGCATCCGCTCCTACGCCTTCGCCCTGGGCGTGCCCGCCCTCATCGTCGCCGTGATCGCGGCGAACATGACCTTCATCCAGCAGTCGATCGACGAGGCGGCGAACCAGGCCACCACCCAGCTCGAGCAGCCCTGCTACGGCGCCAACGGCATCCTCGACCAGGGGGCCTGCCCCGACGTGTTCACGGCGACCGAGCCCATCGACACGGCTTACGCCTCGCAAGACCTCGACCCGAACTGGTGCCTCGTGCAGCTCGACAACGTCTGGCGCAACTGCACCTACGGTGACCCGAAGGGGCCGAACGGCACCATCGCGATCGTGGGCGACTCGCACGCCGCCGCGATGACCCCGTCGTTCGACGAGTACTTCAAGACCCAGGGCTGGCGCGTCGTCACCTACACCCGCTTCGGCTGCCCTGGCCTCACCACCGTGCCCGAGCAGATGGTGGGGAAGGATGCGGCGGAGCAGATCGCCTGCACCGACTGGACGAAAGACGTGCTCGCCGACATCGAGTCGCGCGACGACATCGACGTGGTGGCGTACACCGACTGGTCGAGGGCCTACTTCACCTCGGACGACCCCGGGCAGCTGCAGGCCTTCCGCGACGAGATCGACGCCAACTGGTCGGCCGTGCAGGCCAGCGGTAAAGACGTGATCTTCGTGCGCGACGTGCCGGGCAACAGCGTGGGCGACGTGCCGACCTGCCTCGCCGGCATCACCGTGCCGGCCGCGGCCCCGTGCTCGAACCCGCGGCAGAAGGCGATCATCGACGACACCGTGCTGCAGGCGGTGGCGCAGAACGGCGACATCCCGCTGGTCGACACCAGCCAGTACTTCTGCACCGACGAGACCTGCATGACCTTCGTGGGAGGGGTCGTCACCTACGCCGACAACAACCACATGAGCAACACCTACGCCCGCAGCATCGCCCCGCACCTCGGCCGCGACCTCACCGCGGCGATCGAGTCGTTCGGCCGCTGA